One segment of Amycolatopsis alba DSM 44262 DNA contains the following:
- a CDS encoding RICIN domain-containing protein: MRTLPLLGAAALAVAASAVVPASSDAAPPDATYTITVDAKKSFSPTTDTPASSYVDKDGTFYFQQAAALYGADQPREWEFFSGRDFDSFTKNPISTAVNPANPADRNDDTTWRCNNSPTGKEATNPPAGSGYSQRNFCDLVGTWVDPDTGDWYGLIHNEFTPEPFGAYSFSHYDAIDMAVSKDQGKTWSIKDHAITSHYSTKRGDTAAFPNQTFDYGDGDPRLFVDTASGYFYVYYGSRIVPKAGAGGPMTGLAHVARAPISAKMATGSWQKWFDGGWTQPGVGGRESNMVPVSASSDTGYTPVADDYDPANTGNVSQQIAAGQLPRKSDLFIMNIAYNAHLGLYIGAPEAVDSVVPQRYYVTDDLATQKWRLIGDTGTYTNQSWYRWFVDAANKTNSTIIGKQFRSYCAVACSGDAGGEYTTQTITSSAPTPSPVDTSRKYRIGLGDGRVLAQGNGSATTSVSGTTGSDREAWQFSADGDGSYRVTNAATGQLLGVDAVQAGRAWGAKPTVTTSSTVGQQWFIIPSTVDKGTFRLVNRYSGLVLGLSGKTSRLAETTPLRSWTDTSGNTVGGGRTAAEQTLKFTDAGAGTLDGVHTLTASGKNLDDPDSSTATGTPLVTWSPNQGANQKWLFTKQSDGSYTLTNTHSKLCADVEGGATTAGARVIQWTCTGGPNQRWTAAKQPGGTYKIASVRSGLLLTTASTSDGAAVTQRADTGSALQLWAIK; encoded by the coding sequence ATGCGGACCCTGCCTCTTCTCGGCGCCGCGGCGTTGGCCGTGGCGGCGAGTGCGGTGGTACCGGCGTCGTCCGACGCCGCGCCGCCGGACGCGACGTACACCATCACGGTCGACGCCAAGAAGTCGTTCAGCCCGACCACCGACACCCCGGCGAGCAGCTATGTCGACAAGGACGGCACCTTCTACTTCCAGCAGGCGGCCGCGCTCTACGGCGCCGACCAGCCGCGCGAGTGGGAGTTCTTCAGCGGACGCGATTTCGACAGTTTCACCAAGAACCCGATCAGCACCGCGGTGAACCCGGCCAACCCCGCCGACCGCAACGACGACACGACCTGGCGCTGCAACAACAGCCCCACCGGCAAGGAAGCCACGAACCCGCCCGCCGGATCCGGCTATTCGCAGCGGAACTTCTGCGACCTCGTCGGCACCTGGGTCGATCCGGACACCGGCGACTGGTACGGCCTGATCCACAACGAGTTCACGCCGGAGCCGTTCGGCGCGTACTCGTTCTCGCACTACGACGCGATCGACATGGCGGTCTCGAAGGACCAGGGCAAGACCTGGTCGATCAAGGACCACGCGATCACTTCGCACTACAGCACGAAACGCGGGGACACGGCGGCCTTCCCGAACCAGACGTTCGACTACGGCGACGGCGACCCGCGCCTGTTCGTCGACACCGCCTCCGGGTACTTCTACGTCTACTACGGCTCGCGCATCGTGCCGAAGGCAGGCGCGGGCGGCCCGATGACCGGCCTGGCGCACGTCGCCCGCGCGCCGATCTCGGCCAAGATGGCGACCGGCTCGTGGCAGAAGTGGTTCGACGGCGGCTGGACCCAGCCCGGCGTCGGCGGCCGCGAGAGCAACATGGTCCCGGTGTCCGCCTCTTCGGACACCGGCTATACCCCCGTCGCGGACGACTACGACCCGGCCAACACCGGCAACGTCAGCCAGCAGATCGCCGCGGGACAGCTGCCGCGCAAGTCTGATCTGTTCATCATGAACATCGCCTACAACGCGCATCTCGGGCTCTACATCGGCGCGCCGGAGGCCGTGGACAGCGTCGTCCCCCAGCGCTATTACGTGACCGACGATCTGGCGACGCAGAAGTGGCGGCTGATCGGCGACACCGGGACCTACACCAACCAGTCCTGGTACCGCTGGTTCGTCGACGCCGCGAACAAGACGAACTCGACCATCATCGGCAAGCAGTTCCGGTCGTACTGCGCGGTGGCGTGTTCCGGTGACGCGGGCGGCGAGTACACCACCCAGACCATCACCTCGTCCGCCCCCACACCGTCCCCTGTGGACACCTCCCGCAAGTACCGCATCGGCCTCGGCGACGGCCGGGTTCTCGCGCAGGGCAACGGAAGCGCGACGACGTCCGTCTCGGGCACGACCGGCTCCGACCGTGAAGCGTGGCAGTTCTCCGCCGACGGCGACGGCTCGTACCGCGTCACCAACGCCGCCACGGGCCAGCTCCTCGGCGTCGACGCCGTGCAGGCGGGCCGGGCATGGGGCGCGAAACCCACGGTCACCACGTCCTCGACGGTCGGGCAGCAATGGTTCATCATCCCGTCCACTGTGGACAAGGGAACGTTCCGGCTGGTGAACCGGTACAGCGGGCTCGTGCTCGGCCTGTCCGGCAAGACGTCGCGCCTGGCGGAGACCACGCCGCTCCGCTCCTGGACCGACACCAGCGGGAACACCGTCGGAGGCGGGCGGACCGCGGCCGAGCAGACGCTGAAGTTCACCGACGCCGGCGCGGGCACTCTCGACGGCGTCCACACCCTGACCGCGTCCGGCAAGAATCTCGACGACCCGGATTCGTCGACGGCCACCGGCACCCCCTTGGTCACCTGGTCGCCGAACCAGGGCGCCAACCAGAAGTGGCTGTTCACCAAGCAGTCCGACGGTTCCTACACCCTGACCAACACGCACTCGAAACTGTGCGCCGACGTCGAGGGCGGAGCCACCACCGCGGGTGCGCGGGTCATCCAGTGGACGTGCACCGGCGGACCCAACCAGCGCTGGACGGCGGCGAAACAGCCCGGCGGGACCTACAAGATCGCCAGTGTCCGGTCCGGGCTGCTCCTGACCACGGCGTCCACTTCGGACGGTGCGGCCGTCACGCAACGGGCCGACACCGGCTCCGCGCTTCAGTTGTGGGCGATCAAGTAG
- a CDS encoding glycoside hydrolase family 15 protein — MPETAIAEHGLIGDLQTAALVTSGGSIDWFCSPRFDSPSVFGALLDDERGGRFGIHPAGPYTSRQMYYPDTAVLITRFSGADGIGEVVDFMPPADGTATAKHRIARLVRCVRGKITFDMVVAPRFDYGRRPHEAIIFGHGAVFVSSELSLTLHPVREPDDEYLAETRLEGNDVHLRLGLVAGQVRGVVLETDTAEPPREIRLAEFTDLFDDTVGWWRSWLVRSTYRGRWREAVTRSAITLKLLTYRPTGGLVAAPTLGLPEELGGERNWDYRYTWVRDASFSVSALLALGFAEEAARFGGWLGDRIREGGSGEGGPLAVLYRVDGATDLREEDLSHWSGYRGSTPVRIGNDAAGQLQLDIYGEALDSVFAADRAGFELPHRGWIAVRAALDWLGEHWDQPEEGIWETRGGRRSFTYGRLMSWVAFDRGLRMASTHGRPAPVEDWTWQRDSIYDQILNQGWHRTRQAFVQHYTGDELDASLLRMPRTGFLPSRDPLWLSTLDAIGKDLVTDSLVHRYDPAASPDGLAGSEGTFSLCSFAYVDALTRAGRVDEARAAFEKMLTYANHVGLYAEEIAPSGEQLGNFPQAFTHLALIDAAVTLDAALG, encoded by the coding sequence ATGCCCGAAACCGCGATCGCCGAGCACGGCCTGATCGGCGACCTGCAGACCGCCGCATTGGTCACCAGCGGCGGGTCGATCGACTGGTTCTGCAGCCCGCGCTTCGATTCGCCGTCGGTCTTCGGCGCGCTGCTCGACGACGAACGCGGCGGCCGGTTCGGCATCCATCCCGCCGGGCCGTACACCAGCAGGCAGATGTACTACCCGGACACCGCGGTTCTGATCACCCGGTTCTCCGGTGCGGACGGGATCGGCGAAGTGGTCGATTTCATGCCACCGGCCGACGGCACCGCGACCGCCAAGCACCGGATCGCCCGCCTGGTGCGCTGTGTCCGCGGGAAGATCACCTTCGACATGGTGGTCGCGCCTCGCTTCGACTACGGCCGTCGTCCGCACGAGGCGATCATCTTCGGGCACGGCGCCGTCTTCGTGTCGAGTGAGCTGTCGCTGACGCTGCACCCGGTCCGCGAACCCGACGACGAGTACCTCGCCGAGACGCGGCTCGAAGGGAACGACGTGCACCTGCGGCTGGGCCTGGTGGCGGGGCAGGTCCGGGGTGTCGTGCTCGAGACGGATACCGCGGAGCCGCCGCGCGAGATCCGGCTCGCCGAGTTCACCGACCTGTTCGACGACACGGTGGGCTGGTGGCGTTCGTGGCTGGTCCGCTCCACGTACCGCGGCCGCTGGCGTGAGGCCGTGACCCGGTCGGCGATCACCCTGAAGCTGCTCACCTACCGGCCGACCGGCGGCCTGGTCGCCGCGCCCACCCTCGGCCTGCCGGAGGAACTCGGCGGGGAGCGGAACTGGGACTACCGCTACACCTGGGTCCGGGACGCGTCGTTCTCGGTCTCCGCGCTGCTGGCCTTGGGCTTCGCCGAAGAGGCCGCCCGGTTCGGCGGCTGGCTGGGCGACCGGATCCGCGAAGGCGGCAGCGGCGAGGGCGGGCCGCTGGCCGTGCTCTACCGCGTGGACGGTGCGACGGACCTCCGCGAAGAAGACCTCTCGCACTGGTCCGGGTATCGCGGGTCGACCCCGGTCCGGATCGGCAACGACGCGGCGGGACAGCTGCAGCTGGACATCTACGGCGAGGCGCTGGACAGCGTCTTCGCCGCCGACAGGGCGGGTTTCGAGCTGCCCCATCGCGGCTGGATCGCCGTGCGCGCGGCGCTCGACTGGCTCGGCGAACACTGGGACCAGCCCGAAGAGGGCATCTGGGAGACCAGGGGCGGGCGCCGGTCCTTCACCTACGGCCGCCTGATGAGCTGGGTCGCCTTCGACCGCGGCCTCCGGATGGCGAGCACGCACGGCCGTCCCGCCCCGGTCGAGGACTGGACGTGGCAGCGCGACAGCATCTACGACCAGATCCTGAACCAGGGCTGGCACCGGACGCGGCAGGCGTTCGTCCAGCACTACACCGGGGACGAGCTGGACGCGTCGCTGCTGCGGATGCCCCGCACAGGTTTCCTGCCGTCGCGGGATCCGCTGTGGCTTTCCACTCTCGACGCGATCGGGAAGGATCTGGTCACCGACAGCCTGGTCCACCGGTACGACCCGGCGGCGTCCCCGGACGGCCTTGCGGGTTCGGAAGGCACCTTTTCCTTGTGCAGCTTCGCTTATGTCGACGCGCTGACCCGTGCCGGCAGGGTGGACGAAGCGCGGGCGGCGTTCGAGAAGATGCTGACCTACGCCAACCACGTCGGCCTCTACGCGGAGGAGATCGCGCCGAGCGGCGAGCAGCTCGGCAACTTCCCGCAGGCCTTCACCCACCTCGCGCTCATCGACGCCGCGGTCACCCTCGACGCCGCTCTGGGGTGA
- a CDS encoding PDR/VanB family oxidoreductase, translating to MQKTILDRVEPVAEGTVSLVLRGADGPLAPWEPGAHIDLSLPNWLTRQYSLCGDPADRGSYRVAVRYDRLSRGGSEYVHLFLREGRTLEVSLPRNNFPLLPAPEYLFVAGGIGITPVLPMLAAAGASARLVYVGRSVATMPFAAELQAAYGDRVRVHATGEHGRPDFAALAAELGPDALVYCCGPASMLDAAEAAFPARGLHLERFQPVAKEFGPNEPFEVNCVRSGRTVTVAAEESMLDALNHAGYRIQSGCREGVCGSCEISVVGGEPEHRDDIGAAAGRMYCCVSRATSRLDVDL from the coding sequence ATGCAGAAGACCATTCTCGACCGCGTCGAGCCGGTCGCCGAAGGCACGGTGTCCCTCGTCCTGCGCGGCGCCGATGGCCCGCTGGCCCCCTGGGAGCCGGGCGCGCACATCGATCTGTCGCTGCCGAACTGGCTGACCCGGCAGTATTCGCTGTGCGGGGATCCGGCCGATCGCGGCAGCTACCGGGTCGCCGTCCGGTACGACCGGCTCAGCCGGGGCGGTTCGGAGTACGTCCACCTGTTCCTGCGCGAAGGCCGGACCCTCGAAGTCTCGTTGCCGCGCAACAACTTCCCTTTGCTGCCGGCGCCGGAATACCTGTTCGTCGCGGGCGGGATCGGGATCACTCCCGTCCTGCCGATGCTGGCGGCGGCGGGTGCCTCGGCGAGACTGGTTTACGTGGGCAGGTCGGTGGCCACCATGCCGTTCGCCGCCGAACTCCAGGCCGCCTACGGTGACCGCGTGCGCGTCCACGCCACGGGCGAGCACGGCAGACCGGACTTCGCCGCGCTCGCCGCCGAACTCGGCCCGGACGCGCTGGTCTACTGCTGCGGCCCCGCTTCCATGCTCGACGCGGCCGAGGCGGCGTTTCCCGCGCGGGGGCTGCACCTGGAGCGTTTCCAGCCGGTGGCCAAGGAATTCGGGCCCAATGAGCCGTTCGAGGTGAACTGTGTCCGATCAGGACGGACGGTCACGGTCGCCGCGGAGGAGTCCATGCTGGACGCTTTGAACCACGCGGGATACCGGATTCAGTCCGGTTGCCGTGAGGGGGTTTGCGGCAGTTGCGAGATCTCCGTCGTCGGAGGCGAGCCGGAGCACCGCGACGACATCGGCGCGGCAGCGGGGCGCATGTACTGCTGTGTCTCCCGAGCGACTTCGCGTCTCGACGTCGATCTCTGA
- a CDS encoding alpha/beta hydrolase: MVEPAYDPELAAVLPALAGHVPVGMTAEQLERYRAMKFPTIEEQIGDRPVTWTDHPIHGYGGAEIVVSVIAREDHRPGGPGIYHVHGGGMVMGDRFASVHPLVEWAMEYDAVAVTVEFRRAPEHPHPVPVEDCYAGLDWMAAHADELGFDPDRLIIFGGSGGGGLAAGVTLMARDRGGPVLSGQLLQCPMIDDRDETVSARQYDGVGVWDRTSNMTAWTMVLGERRGTPDVSPYAAPARATDLSGLPPTFIDAGAAEVFRDEAVAYASAIWAAGGEAELHVWGGAFHGFYDLAPESAVARSCLAARESWLERLLVRGE, from the coding sequence ATGGTGGAGCCCGCATACGATCCCGAACTCGCCGCCGTGCTGCCCGCGCTGGCCGGACACGTCCCGGTCGGCATGACGGCGGAGCAGTTGGAGCGCTACCGGGCGATGAAGTTCCCGACCATCGAGGAGCAGATCGGCGATCGCCCGGTCACCTGGACCGATCACCCGATCCACGGGTACGGCGGCGCGGAGATCGTGGTCTCGGTCATCGCGCGCGAGGACCACCGACCCGGCGGGCCGGGGATCTATCACGTCCACGGTGGCGGAATGGTGATGGGCGACCGGTTCGCGTCCGTGCATCCGCTCGTCGAGTGGGCGATGGAGTACGACGCCGTCGCGGTCACGGTCGAATTCCGCCGTGCGCCGGAACATCCGCATCCGGTGCCGGTGGAAGACTGCTACGCCGGTCTGGACTGGATGGCCGCGCACGCGGACGAGCTGGGGTTCGATCCGGATCGGCTGATCATCTTCGGCGGGAGCGGCGGCGGTGGTCTCGCCGCCGGTGTCACGCTGATGGCGCGGGACCGGGGCGGGCCGGTGCTGTCCGGGCAGCTGCTCCAATGCCCGATGATCGACGACCGCGACGAGACCGTGTCGGCGCGGCAATACGACGGTGTCGGCGTCTGGGACCGGACCAGCAATATGACGGCGTGGACGATGGTCCTGGGGGAGCGGCGCGGCACGCCGGACGTCTCGCCTTACGCGGCCCCGGCGCGCGCGACGGACCTCAGCGGTCTGCCGCCGACGTTCATCGACGCGGGCGCTGCCGAGGTGTTCCGTGACGAGGCCGTCGCCTACGCGAGTGCGATTTGGGCCGCCGGGGGAGAAGCGGAATTGCACGTCTGGGGCGGCGCTTTCCACGGCTTCTACGATCTCGCGCCGGAATCCGCTGTCGCACGATCGTGTCTCGCCGCGCGGGAATCGTGGCTGGAACGGCTGCTCGTCAGAGGTGAATGA
- a CDS encoding FG-GAP repeat domain-containing protein: protein MKHTGIIRTATITGVAAALSLAAIVPALAAPSTDPVTTVADLDGDGELETVTAQLTGDNDQVISATVNGTFTSIHLGADSYAGVQAPRVTDLNGDGRAELIVTQSVGANTTFFTALHYDGRNLSQVVDNDSKPLSVAEGGGIAAHLGYQCTPLEGGGRTFETVAAEADDISADPLTYSGTRTVYTLRDGALTTQSTIAIDHRPVTDPVLSADATTCAQPGA from the coding sequence ATGAAGCACACCGGCATCATCCGCACCGCCACCATCACCGGCGTCGCCGCCGCGCTGAGCCTCGCGGCCATCGTGCCCGCGCTGGCCGCCCCGTCGACCGACCCGGTCACCACCGTCGCGGACCTCGACGGAGACGGCGAACTCGAAACCGTCACCGCCCAGCTCACCGGCGACAACGACCAGGTCATCTCCGCGACCGTGAACGGCACGTTCACCTCGATCCACCTCGGCGCCGACAGCTACGCCGGCGTCCAGGCCCCGCGCGTCACCGACCTCAACGGTGACGGCCGCGCCGAACTCATCGTCACCCAGTCGGTGGGCGCCAACACCACCTTCTTCACCGCCCTGCACTACGACGGCCGCAACCTCAGCCAGGTCGTCGACAACGACAGCAAGCCGCTGTCGGTCGCCGAAGGCGGTGGCATCGCCGCCCACCTCGGCTACCAGTGCACCCCGCTCGAAGGCGGCGGACGCACCTTCGAAACCGTCGCCGCCGAAGCGGACGACATCAGCGCCGACCCGCTGACCTACAGCGGCACCCGCACCGTCTACACCCTGCGCGACGGCGCGCTGACCACGCAGAGCACCATCGCGATCGACCACCGCCCGGTCACCGACCCGGTACTGAGCGCGGACGCCACCACCTGCGCCCAGCCCGGCGCCTGA
- a CDS encoding helix-turn-helix domain-containing protein, translating into MGYRTWMRYFTPSAVHRRLGLVCLGVGLQHGALPVVGPRVLDHYVAVVVSKGRGWFAVAGGQRQEVVAPALLWLVPGVGHHYAPDPGQGWEECFVDFDGSAVEAYVELGYVTPEAPVVPLGDVEVVRDIVSRIVRCARGGSPLAQVDASAAVHHLLVALRRAADSTPSDGSLLDALAQDALLPISVAEIAARRGMTLPELRAAVRRSTESGLKDHLLTLRLNRAKELLATTRMPVQEVAQAIGYEDAAYFSRLFTRRAGVSPGRFRESRVQAVPGGWSSRIPSPDDPPLVPD; encoded by the coding sequence ATGGGTTACCGGACCTGGATGCGGTACTTCACACCGTCCGCCGTGCATCGACGGCTGGGTCTGGTGTGCCTCGGGGTCGGTCTGCAGCACGGGGCCCTGCCCGTCGTGGGGCCCCGTGTGCTCGACCATTACGTGGCCGTCGTGGTGTCCAAGGGGCGCGGATGGTTCGCCGTTGCGGGCGGGCAGCGGCAGGAGGTCGTCGCGCCCGCACTGCTGTGGCTCGTCCCTGGGGTCGGGCACCACTACGCGCCCGACCCCGGCCAGGGCTGGGAAGAGTGCTTCGTCGACTTCGACGGCAGCGCCGTGGAGGCCTACGTCGAGCTCGGCTACGTCACGCCCGAGGCCCCGGTGGTGCCGCTGGGCGACGTCGAGGTCGTCCGCGACATCGTGAGCCGGATCGTGCGCTGCGCGCGGGGCGGCAGCCCGCTGGCGCAGGTCGACGCCTCGGCGGCCGTGCACCATCTGCTGGTGGCGCTGCGGAGGGCCGCCGACAGCACCCCCAGCGACGGCTCCCTGTTGGACGCGCTGGCGCAGGACGCGCTGCTGCCGATCAGCGTCGCCGAGATCGCGGCCCGCCGCGGCATGACACTGCCCGAACTGCGCGCGGCCGTGCGGCGGAGTACCGAGTCGGGGCTGAAAGATCACCTGCTGACGCTGCGCCTCAACCGCGCGAAGGAACTCCTCGCCACCACACGGATGCCGGTGCAGGAGGTGGCCCAGGCGATCGGCTACGAGGACGCGGCCTACTTCAGCCGGCTCTTCACCCGCCGGGCCGGGGTCTCCCCCGGCCGCTTCCGCGAGTCACGCGTCCAGGCCGTCCCCGGTGGCTGGAGTTCGCGGATCCCGTCTCCCGACGACCCGCCGCTGGTGCCCGACTGA
- a CDS encoding MFS transporter yields MIVPPLALAQFVASYAATTMTVAVSVIAADLGTTVLGVQTAITLFTLTMASLMVPGSKLTDFLGRKRCFLLGLVVYGAGALLASAAQGTGTLILGYSLLQGIGSALMIPPIYILVTVTSSDVATRARRFGVVSGAGALGAAAGPLIGGLVTTLLGWRASFLLQVLIVGLVVVLALRLVEPPEVPARTRFDVGGAVLSAAGLFFVVIGVLQMGTWLFWMLLVIGAGILFAFSVHIRARERAGREPLVSPALFRDRVTRLGLVTQHVQWLVLQGAFFVIAVFLQQVRGYDAIETGLMLTPATVGILGASAAAGRMARRHSQRRLIRGGFVVAIAGLVLVLLLVRADSGVASAVPGLFLLGAGVGIMLTASVNLVQSRSPDTAQGDISGVSRSVSNLGSSVGTALAGSVLAGAAGQGFALALATLTLVALGGLIAAVLLPR; encoded by the coding sequence ATGATCGTGCCGCCCTTGGCCCTCGCCCAATTCGTCGCCAGCTACGCGGCGACCACGATGACCGTGGCCGTCAGCGTGATCGCCGCGGACCTCGGCACGACGGTGCTCGGCGTCCAGACGGCGATCACGCTGTTCACCCTCACCATGGCGTCGCTGATGGTGCCCGGCAGCAAACTGACCGACTTCCTCGGCCGCAAAAGATGCTTCCTCCTCGGCCTCGTCGTCTACGGCGCAGGGGCGCTGCTCGCGTCGGCCGCGCAGGGGACGGGGACGCTGATCCTGGGGTACTCCCTGTTGCAGGGCATCGGATCGGCACTGATGATCCCGCCGATCTACATCCTGGTCACCGTCACCAGTTCCGACGTCGCGACCAGGGCCCGCCGGTTCGGTGTGGTCAGTGGCGCGGGCGCGCTCGGGGCGGCCGCCGGGCCGCTCATCGGCGGGCTGGTCACGACCTTGCTGGGGTGGCGGGCATCGTTTCTCTTGCAGGTGCTCATCGTCGGCCTGGTCGTCGTGCTGGCGCTGCGGCTCGTGGAGCCGCCGGAAGTGCCCGCCCGGACCCGGTTCGACGTCGGCGGCGCGGTGCTTTCGGCGGCGGGCCTGTTCTTCGTCGTGATCGGGGTGCTCCAGATGGGCACCTGGCTCTTCTGGATGCTGCTCGTGATCGGTGCCGGGATCCTGTTCGCGTTCTCCGTGCACATCCGCGCGCGGGAACGAGCGGGCCGGGAGCCACTGGTGTCTCCTGCGCTCTTCCGCGACCGGGTCACCCGCCTCGGCCTGGTGACCCAGCACGTGCAGTGGCTCGTCCTGCAGGGCGCGTTCTTCGTGATCGCCGTTTTCCTGCAACAGGTCCGCGGCTACGACGCCATCGAAACCGGGCTGATGCTGACCCCCGCGACGGTCGGCATCCTCGGCGCGTCGGCGGCCGCGGGGCGGATGGCCCGGCGGCATTCACAGCGTCGCCTGATCCGCGGCGGTTTCGTGGTCGCCATCGCGGGACTGGTGCTCGTGCTTCTCCTGGTGCGGGCGGATTCGGGGGTGGCGAGCGCCGTGCCGGGGCTGTTCCTGCTCGGCGCCGGGGTCGGGATCATGCTGACCGCGTCGGTGAACCTGGTCCAGTCGCGCAGCCCGGACACGGCCCAGGGCGACATCTCGGGGGTCTCGCGCAGTGTGTCCAACCTGGGGTCTTCGGTGGGGACGGCGCTGGCCGGTTCCGTGCTGGCCGGGGCGGCGGGCCAGGGTTTCGCACTGGCACTCGCCACCTTGACGCTGGTCGCGCTGGGCGGGCTGATCGCCGCCGTGCTGCTCCCGCGGTGA
- a CDS encoding SHOCT domain-containing protein, with product MAMASTEYPFSELMWTMLVFFCWIAWFWLLFLVLTDLYRRPAVSGWAKAGWTVLVFVLPFVGVLLYLGTQGRHSRSSSTVDRDAVEQIAEAKRLYDQGAIDEEEFLALKRKALSS from the coding sequence ATGGCCATGGCGAGCACGGAGTACCCGTTCTCCGAGCTGATGTGGACGATGCTGGTGTTCTTCTGCTGGATCGCCTGGTTCTGGCTGCTGTTCCTCGTCCTGACCGACCTTTACCGACGGCCCGCCGTGTCCGGCTGGGCCAAGGCTGGCTGGACGGTACTGGTGTTCGTGCTGCCGTTCGTCGGCGTCCTGCTCTATCTCGGCACCCAGGGACGGCATTCGCGCTCTTCCTCCACGGTGGACAGAGACGCGGTCGAACAGATCGCCGAGGCGAAACGACTGTATGACCAAGGAGCCATCGACGAGGAGGAGTTCCTTGCCCTCAAACGGAAGGCGCTCTCGTCTTGA
- a CDS encoding DUF1540 domain-containing protein: MTTTEMPAVHECTVSGCSYNHDGCHAFAITVGGGNGSADCGTFVPLNTKGGLDRVTAQVGACSRSDCRHNSALECTASSVRVGPGEGDHSANCLTYAP, from the coding sequence ATGACCACCACGGAAATGCCCGCTGTCCACGAATGCACGGTCAGCGGATGCTCCTACAACCACGACGGCTGTCACGCTTTCGCCATCACGGTGGGCGGCGGCAATGGCTCGGCCGATTGCGGAACATTCGTCCCGCTCAACACCAAAGGCGGACTCGATCGGGTGACCGCGCAGGTGGGTGCCTGCTCCCGGTCCGATTGCCGCCACAATTCGGCGCTGGAATGCACCGCATCGAGTGTCCGCGTCGGACCGGGTGAAGGTGACCACTCGGCGAATTGCCTGACCTACGCCCCGTAA